Genomic window (Macaca thibetana thibetana isolate TM-01 chromosome 6, ASM2454274v1, whole genome shotgun sequence):
AAAACCAATTGTGGAGCATCCCCACCAAATGAGAGCCCAGTGACCTGGTGTGGTGATTCTCCAACATGCAAATCACTGGGGCATTTATTAAAAGTGCAGGTTCCATGGTTTCCCACACCAAAGCTTTTGATTCACTTAGTCTGAGAGTAGAGCCCAGGaacttgcatttttaaacaaattcttcAAGTGATTCTAAAAAAGGTTGTCTACAGAGAACACTGAGTCTCtcatttcataaatgaatgaaatggaagCCAGCAAGGGAAGCGACATATCCAGTCTTCTTTCTGGCTACTGAGAATGCGCAGACTAGAATGAAGATCACCTTTTAACATTCCAGTGTTATTTCCATGACTCCATGCTACAACAGCTTAGAACCCAGAATGAATCTGTCATAAATCTTGGTTTATTCCACTGACCCCTGATGCCTTTTTACCCATGCATTAGGTTAACTGGAGAGACACAAAAACCCAGCTGTATATTCATTAGGTATGCAGAACCAGGTACTTTAGAAacctactttattattttattttttgagacggagtctcgctctgtcacccaggctagagtgcagtggcgcaatctccactcactgcaagctccgcctcccaggttcacaccattctcctgcctcagcctcccgagtagctgggactacaggtgcgcaacaccacgcccggctaatcttttgtatttttaatagagaaggggtttcaccgtgtttgccaggatgatctcaatcgcctgacctcgtgatccgcccacctcggcctcccaaagtgctagaattacaggcgtgagccaccgcgcccggctagaaaCCTACTTTAAATCATAGCTCTGATATTTACATGCTGTGTGACTTGTGATAGTTATTTGAATTctgtgtgcttcagtttcttcctttgtaaagTGGCAAAACAATACCTACATTTGCAGGATGTTGTGAAGAATTACGTAAAATACTAGTACAGACTTTGCAAATATTAAGTTCCCAGTAAACAGTAACTATTATTAATGCCACCTTAAAACATGGCACTAAAACTACATTCTTCATTCTCCTAGAGCCtattctcaaagtgtagtccccTACAACAGAATTACCTGGAAGTGTTTGTTTACAACATAGATTTCTGAAACCAGCCCCTCATAAGACCTAGTGAATTGAATCAttgggggtggggcccagaaGTCTGCATTAACAAGCAAGCATTCTCGATTCTTCTTTTGCATACAAAAGTTTGACAAACATTGGACTAGGGCCGTAGACAAAGAGTGCCTCTTCTTAATGAAGACGTGTATGAATGAGAGGGAAGTAGTGTTGAACACTCTAATTTGAAACTAACAATTTTCGCTAATAAAAGGTTGAGTGCCACCTACTGCCTCATTTTAGAATGCAATGCTGAGATTGGTTCAATTCCTCTCTCAGTAATTGAATTTatcctgaaaaataaatcaatcctAAACAAGATATCCAAACAATATAAAGCACTgttggaagaagaaataaaaacaggctttacttaaccaaaagaaaattttcaaagttaAAGGTTTTTGGAGTTTTAGATTCAAATATCTAATAAACTCCTGTAGTTTCAAGTTACTGCTAAAAcagtaaaggaaaatataattctTGACTCACTCACCTGTGCCAACAGTGAAAGGAAAAACAGTACCACTGAAAGCCCTAAAATACTGTAATGAAACAACATGCAGCCACTCTAACTTCCCATGTTCCCAAGAGAAAattaagggaaataaaaacaattttcttacCTCATAACACACTGCTCAAGTCCAGTATCAAAACAGCCACCTGCAGGACACTAGTTGGAAAGTTAACATTCCCTTTCAAAGTTACTCAAAAAGCCTTTTGAAATATAGTTTGTTACTATGTTTAAAGCTGACTTGCCTTCCCAAGTCGCAAACGCATACAAATATGCCCAGAGGCTCAAAAGAAATGGGCAAAGccttataaatattcatatacaaCTAGCAGTTATACACTGTTTCAATAATTCAATGAGAAATCATAAAAAGCATTTGTCttcaatttgtgtttatttttagaaaataaatggcaaaatataTACACTGTGGAGTCTGAATCTCCTCATCATAGAGTGTGAATGATGGTCCGGTTGCGAAGCTGCTGAATATACTCTTTGGCATGGTCAACTGCCGTCTTTGGTGGctcaggtggaggtgggggcccTTCCACCAGCTTCACAAAATAATGGCAATAAACCCTCTCCATGATCCCAAAGTGACCTCTGCCATGGTAGCGGATGCGTTTCAGGCACTGGCCTCGTCCTGAGGTAGACTCAGCTAAacgggaagaaaaagagaattacagGAAATGAGTGTTATCCACAAGCCTGATCAGCTGAGCAATTTCTGTCCTTTCCTTGACTGGATTCTGAGATTACATGGGCTCACTGGTTGGCTAGAGCAGGCTTGTCTCAAAACAATCGTCTCCTGAACATTAAggaccaggcactattctagtgTTGGAGAAGTAAGAGTGCACAAGACTGGCAAGGCCCCTGCCTCCAAGCAGTTTACATTctggagaagaaaaatgtaaaataatttcagttaGTGACAAGTGCTGTGAATAAATCAGAACCAGATGACAGACAATGGTGGGGTGCAGGGGACTTCAGACTGGTAGTGTCAAGAGGCATTCCTGAGAAAGAGACATTTGATCTAAGACCAGAATGAATCATCTATGCGAATATCTAGGGGCAGGGTACTCCAAGCAGAGGaaaaagcaagtgcaaaggcccaaTGGTGGGAATGTACTTGGCTTGtcttaggaaaagaaagaagacgaGCATGCTGAAGCATAGTAAGCAAAGGGAAGAGGGGCACAAACAAGGGAAAGAGATTAGAGATAAAGCCAGGTCAAGATTACACAGGGCGCTGTAGGCTCCGGCAaggagttttttattttattttaattgtgatgagaAGCCACTGGAGTCAATGGCTCCCAAATGCTGGTTCTCTGACAAGCCACATCAGACTAACCTAGGGAATGTAATTAAAATGCAGATGCTGAGACTTCACCTCTGTGGATTCTAATTCAGTATATTTGGGGTGAGCCTTGGAAATTACATCCTGGGTAAACACCCATACCACAACTCtccccagaaattctgattcacaGCCAGTTTTAGGAACTCTGGCACAAATGCCCCCTCAGCTCCCCTCCCCACTTCTGTATATCAAAATTTGACCTTGAAAGTTTAAAGAAATCTTTTATATAGTATgtaagggccaggcacggtggctcacgcctgtaatctcagcactttgggaggccaaggcggacagatcaccacaaggtcaggagttcaaccttggccaacgtagtgaaaccccgtctctattaaaaatacaaaaaactagccaggtatggtggtgggcacctgtaatcctagctactcaggaggatgaggcaggagaattgcttgaacccacgaggcggaggttgcagcaagccaagatccaccactgcataccagcccgggcaacagtgcaagactccgtctcaaaaaaaaaaaaattacttaagaaGAATTGTTCACCTGTTCACCCACAGTAACTCAAAGTAGTAGCCAATCACCTTCTACAATTTTCTGAATGTATTTAGTCAGCTACTTGTTTAGTTAATAAgccttttaaaaaggtaaaatctaCAGAATACATATTAAATTATCCATTTCAACACTCATCATTCATATACACTTACTGTGATATAACTTTATAAATATAGGGACTATACCAAAGTATGCACTTGACAACTCTCTAACTACAACGTCCTCTAGTGAAGTGGGTTTCAGCAGAAGCCTGCTAGCTTTGCCAAAGCAAAAGCcaagaatgaaagtgaaaactGCCTAGGATCCAAGTGAGATAGGGAAAGACCTACTGcccttttattaacttcattTAGTGGGCACTGAAAAAGTGAGTTTACAAATTTCCAGAGACAGCAGCATTACACAAATCACTGTATAAGAAAACACCATCACAGTGCGTCCCCTGGATCAACCTGTCTAGCAGAAACCTACAAATAAGAACAGTGAGACCAGAAAACTtctaaaaagcatttgacaaatgtGATAGCTGCTTCTATCCCAAATCACTTCTCTATCCAGCTTGAGCACCAATTTCCAAATATTCAGTGGATCACTAGATCACAATGATCAATTCCATCAGGGTCTACATCGGCTCCCATTTCCCTTCTATCTCCCCAAAACACAAACTTACAGAGATCTGCACAAAAGCAGAAGCTCAATGCCTACTAAATGTCAGTCATGATTCCATCTTAAAGCCATAAAAGATCACCTGCATATCTTAAAGCCATGATGCCATCATTTCTttatgtcaaaacaaaaacattaatttttctaaaacatccTAAGATTCTTTAATACACTGTAATGGAAATACCCAACACAGCCACCCTGAGGTGTAAATGAAATTGGGACTTAGAGCAtagctgccaaactgttttctggtTCCTCTCCTCCACTCTCCTCCACTAAGTCCATATTTAGGGGTTTCAAACTGCTTTTGTATATGGAACCATTTcaagtaaaatgaaacaatatgtaGAAGCCTGATGTATAAAACACTGTAATGCTGATCTGTTCTTATTGAAACATGGGTCAAGGAAGACCCAAAACTGTGccaattcattcactcaacaaacatttttgaGTTCCTACTGGGTACCAGACTCTGTCCTGGGCTCCAAGGATATAGTGGTGACCAAAATATCAAGGGTCCCACTCCTAGACACCCCACAGAGCACAATTTCAAAACTACTGCTTATCGTTAATAGTTTTAAAACACCATCTTAATAATGTAAATCTCTTACCCAAACCTCTTTGATATAGTTTGAACCAAATGCACAGCCTGCCGTGTTCAGTTCTCTGGAATATAGGCCCAGTCTACCCTTCTCATTTTATCTACTCGAGGTCAAACTTCTACTTCCTTCACACTGCTTTCCTCATTGAACTACACTATTACTGCTTATTCCAACCTATGTACCTCTGCATGTATGGCTACCCCACTTTAAAAATCTCCTCTTCTCCCAGACATTCCTCCAGACTCCCAAATGCCTATCTTCAAATGTCAATTTTTTCTAGAAAGTCTCCACAACTATTCTAACCCATATTGATCTTTCTTGTCTACTCCAACAATACCATTTGTCTGTATTACTCTTTTTGGTCCCAAATCATATGCTGTCTTTATAAGCATCTGTGTTGCATCTGTAAAAGTCACCTCATCAACCAAACTTATACTCTTTTTGTATTGCCCCAAAAGTTCACAATCCATAGGAACAGAAATAATTTTGCAATACATCATCTgctaattaatttcattttttcaataCAGAGGTCTCTGGTAAATCTAATCAAATTCTGAAATAAGTTTCAAAGTTTTTCAAGTACATATAATACTAATGGTATACATGGTATTACTATAATTCAGAAGAATATTGTATGCATTCTTCCAAAGAAATACTACTGTCAAAGAACTACAAgtgttaaatgttttaaaatgacacaaaagATAAAACATCACCTATTTAATGTGGATAGTATGCACACAGAAAgtactcaaatattttttgaatgaaagaaTACATTAAGATATCTCAAAAGTGAAGACAACCTGTGTTTTTCTATAGATAATGCCGAACAGGtgtaatgaatttaaaatattgccaatattttcaggccaggcgcagtggctcacgcctgtaatcccaacaccctgggaggccgaggcgggtagatcacctgaggtcaggagttcgagaccagcctggccaacataatgaaacctcatctctactaaaaatacaaaaattagctgggcgtggtgacgcatgcctgtagtcccagctacttgggaggctgaggcacaagaattgcttgaaccctggaggcagaggttgcagtgggctgagatcgcaccactgcactctagcctgggtacagagtgagactccgtctcaaaataaataaatgcataaataaataagtatatatacacatagcaaATATTTCCTATTAGTAGTATTTAGGTAAATACAAATCTTGAAATTGTAACATTAGAagccctcccctcccaccttcaTCACTCTTAGCCAGTAAGACTGATATACAAGGTCAGTCATCACTTTCCCTAAAGTGATTCACTTTAGATGCCATGAATCACTAAGCAGCGACATTTTATTAGTCCATGTCCACTTGTTAAGGTCTATTCACAGTGTCATTAGTCATCGTTATAAGTGGGAAAGGGAAATGAACTTTCTAAATCTATGGTCATGCAACACCAGGTATTAGCTTTAGACCAATGACAGGCATTTGAAAGAATTACCATATAATGAGAACACATGCTATCAAAAAAGTACTTTCTTTAAAATGCCTATACTTATTTCAGGATACTGAAAGAACCATTGCTGAACCAAAATAGTAGCCAATAAGTAACTAGTCTTTCAAAACTCTAACAGAAGTTTATGGAATGAAATGTCTAGGCCTTTTCTAAGAGCACAGTAAGATAAATCGGTTTCCCACATTTTATGGTTAAGAATCAATAGTTTATTAAACTATTGATTATTATTAAgctgtttattaaataaacagCTTCCCAGGCCTCTCCACTGGGGTTTCAAGTCCAGCGGGTCTGTGCCGAGgcctgggaatctgtattttaaataacaacCTCAAGATGATTCTTAAGAAGCTTGACAAATACAGAGATAAAATGTCTGACACATCATACTCTTCCTGAGGGTACTCATCTCTTTTGATTATGGAATTACGCATCAAAATACTTagtgaatgaaaaattttaaaaatcataatataaatCCAAACTTATTAGCCCTACTTAAGTGATCAACACAGAAGTAGATGAAAAGAGAGTACAGGTAAGGCagagatttttcagcagaaatgTGCAAAAGAACTCTGGATTAAAGGGTCAGACaacgtggcttatgcctgtaatcccaacactttgggaggctgaggcagcaggacagcttgaagccaggagttcaagaccagcacagGTATCTAAGTGAGacctctatctctacaaaaaatttttaaattagctaggtgtgctggcacgtgcctgtagtcccagctactcaggaggctgaggcaggaggatgacttgagaccaggcgttcaaagctgcagtgagctgtgatcacaccaatggactccagcctgagtggcagagcaagtcatctccaaaaataaagataaaataaagggCTATTTATCTAGGATTGGTTAAGCATGTTTTTGCTTAATGGCAACAGTGGACCCTGCTCCTTCATTTGGAACAACAGGATTAAGCTCTTTATCCTATCTCTCTTTACTACAATTATTGAAAAGGATTTAAAGACGGTTATTGAAAAAGGCTTAAAGACAAATCGTATTTCATTTGTATCTGAAGTCCATTAGAAAGTCTGTCAGCTAAGAATCTCATAttcctgtgaaactgctgtataaaattaattaaatttgatTTGATATTCTGAATCAGAGCAGGAAAAATCACCAAGAGGTTTTTAAGCAAATGGTCTTGCTCCTCATCACTTCCAATGATTCCAAGCCCTCTCTAACATTATTTATTCATAATGCTCCCAGAAGAAAATGCTTATGATTAACTACTATGACCCTGCATCTTCTGAGTTGCCATTTTGATTTCCCTCTGCATCTCTGCATGTATCAGAATAAAATTATACAAGACTCAGCTTTCAAATAAAGCATTTCAACTGAAAATCAACTAATTTGAATTTCAGGAGGTGTGATGGCCAGCATCAATTCCAGGTGAGTTGAACTGAGATTTTAACCTAACCAGCACAGAGGCTATGTGAAAAAGTAGAATTTAGATAAACATTTTTCACTCTAAttgttgaaaaattataaaatacaactAATTCCCCCTGTAATGATTCAGCCCCTTCTGCTCCATCTGGAGAGTAGCTGTTCCCCATATCTTGAATTTAACATAGCTTTCAGCTAAATAATCCTTAGATATGTAGGTGTGGCAGATTGAGAAAATTTTGCTCCAACATCATCTTTGTTTGATTATAAAACTGCTGAGGTTAGGAGTAATTGCTGCTGTagtgagaaaaaaacagtaaCTCCAACCACTGCTCCACTTTCCCATGGTGCTGGGAGGAGGTAAGAGAGCTTTGTAATAAACATTAATCTCCTTCTCGGAAAAGAACTGTGTGAAGGTCTGCAGCAAAACAATTCCTTACATTTGTACAGAACATCATGCTTCCCAAAGCATTTTAACTTACATTAATTTAATCTGATGTGGAACAAGCATGTAAAAGCAGAGATAATGCTTCAGGATGTAGTAACAAGGGAACAAACATATCTGGGTCATCTGAGCCTTCCAAGGCCCCTTGGCTTTTACAATTCAACAGATCTTCCATTTTGATAGTTGGAAGGTTAAATTACAGGACACCTTTATGGATTAGGTACCTGGCTTGGCacattataaataaacattttttaaatgcacctGTGATTCTTTACCTCCTTCTGGTTGacaactttaaaaatgtgttatactATTTGTTATAATATTACAATTAAAGTATCACTCTATGTACCAGTCTTGTtatctattatttaataattattagcaATTGGTTTTATGATCTCAGTCTCATTACAGAACAGGTAAAACAGTAGTTATTGTCATTTACACTAAATTAAAATTGACATGCATACGGCTGAAGAATAAGACATTACTAGCAATTTTCATTGACAAACCAAGTCCTGAGGAGTTAGGTATTAAAGACTGTTGTTAGATAAAAAATATGGCATTACTACTGGAAGACATTTTCTAATgctaagaatattaaaaatcttaCCTATATATAAATTGGACCTGAATTCCACATTGTGGTCTCTCACTGCCATATCTTGTGCTTCTAAGAGAAccttaaataagaaaaagaaaagcatttaattGGCTAACCCTGAAGTAAAATGGAATTAAGTTTCTCATCTCTCATGATCTCTGTACTATGACTGCTCATCACATGCTTCCAtagtcaattttaaaaagagaatatcaaATGGTAAGAGTACAAAGGAGACGGGAGCTTTCCTTCCGTAGACCAAGAATTGTAAATGCACAGAACACAGCCCATCCTACTAAGTTTTAAATGACATGTGTAAGCTATAAAGGAGATAGCAGCGCTTGTAAGCAGTACTCTTGGGAAGGAACATTATGTCTCTGAGTCAGAAACTTGTCAAAAAGTTCCcaaggccagatgcggtggctcacacctccgtgatcccagcacttcaggaggccaagatgggcagatcacatgaggccaggagtttgggaccagcctggccaacatgtcaaaaccccgtttctactgaaaatacaaaaatcagccaggtgtggtagtacatacctctaatcccaggtacgtggaaggctgaggctggaggatcacatgaacccaggaggtggaggttgcagtgagccaagattgcaccactgcactccagcccgggcaacagagaccctatcttaaaaaacaaacacaaagttcATGAAACTCAAGTCTTAgctgggatggtggctcatgcctataataccagcactttgggaggctgaggcaggaggatcgcttgaggccaggagttcgagaccagcccatctccacaaaagtaaaaaaattgctggaggtggtggcgcacacctgcagttccagctatttgggaagttGAAGGACGaaaatcccttgagctcaggaagtcaaagctgcagtgagctgtgatcgttcCTTATATTCCAgccctgggcaatggagtgaaactctgcctccaaaaaaacaataatctaattaaaaactagaataaaataaaaattcttaaacttTGGATGCAGAGTAACCTTTAACATCAGACAAGTAGAGAAAATCACACTTGATATAGTAATTTCCTTGAAGAGGTTATCAAATTTACTCTCCATGGATATCGAATTAACTTCCTCCAGAacacatttttgtaaaaatacaagaacacatttttgtaaaaatatgacaattgggccgggcgcagtggctctcccccgtaatcccagcactttgggaggccgaggtgggcagatcatgaggtcaagagatcgagaccatcctggccaacatggtgaaatcccttctctactaaatattcaaaaatattagccaggcgtggtggcgcacatctgtagtcccagctactcaggaggctgaggcaggagaatcacttgaacccaggaggtggaggttacagtgagccgagatttcgccactgtactccagcctgggtgatagggcaagactccgtctcaaaaaaaaaattaaaaaataaaaaaaaataacagaaaccagATCAAAATTTTATGCcttaaaagataaagaatgtAGTACATGGCTGGGTACACAACGAATACTTGTAAATGCATTCTGCATTGAATTAAATATGGCAAAATCATAGCGTTACAAAGGAACCTTTTAGAAGTCTGAATCTATCAATCTCAACTATTTAACTATTACTACTAAACTGAAAGGTATGAACTGACTTTTGGTGAGAATTAActgaatatatagaaaataatgcTCATATCCCCAGATGGTAAGGGACAATAATCAATACAAC
Coding sequences:
- the MRPL22 gene encoding 39S ribosomal protein L22, mitochondrial isoform X2 — protein: MDTEPEEPGEARLGEIYHCRRQIKYSKDKMWYLAKLIRGMSIDQALAQLEFNDKKGAKIIKEVLLEAQDMAVRDHNVEFRSNLYIAESTSGRGQCLKRIRYHGRGHFGIMERVYCHYFVKLVEGPPPPPEPPKTAVDHAKEYIQQLRNRTIIHTL